Proteins encoded by one window of Salirhabdus salicampi:
- a CDS encoding aminoimidazole riboside kinase has protein sequence MKNGVICLGEALIDFIPLDQENISLQKSPGGAPANVAVGVAQLGTPSTFLGKVGDDVMGRFLQKTLQDFHVNTNYMLLSKEHRTGIVFVTLAANGERSFDFYIDPSADRFLQKEEIESTMFKENNVLHFGSISLIDDPARTATMSAVQLAKENGVVISYDPNLRLGLWKDAKEAKERIISMLEHADVLKISDEELTFITGETNIEKGIAQLEAYNIPFILVTLGEDGSYVVTKDGYAHVPARKVKAVDTTGAGDAFVSGILYSVNEFSRDLSTLTLEEAVQMAQFASVSGGLAASTKGAMTALPTKTEVEQLLQNDRG, from the coding sequence ATGAAAAATGGTGTAATTTGTTTAGGTGAAGCTTTAATTGACTTTATCCCGCTGGATCAAGAAAATATATCCTTGCAAAAAAGCCCAGGTGGGGCTCCTGCAAATGTGGCAGTTGGTGTAGCCCAACTTGGTACTCCTTCAACTTTTTTAGGTAAAGTCGGAGATGATGTAATGGGGAGATTTTTACAAAAAACGTTGCAAGATTTTCATGTAAATACAAACTATATGTTGCTATCAAAAGAACACCGTACAGGTATCGTGTTTGTAACACTAGCCGCAAATGGAGAACGTAGTTTTGATTTTTATATTGATCCAAGTGCAGACCGTTTTTTACAAAAAGAAGAAATTGAATCAACAATGTTCAAAGAAAATAACGTATTACATTTTGGTTCTATTTCATTAATTGATGACCCAGCCCGAACTGCAACTATGTCTGCTGTACAACTTGCCAAAGAAAATGGGGTAGTCATTTCTTACGATCCAAATTTACGGTTAGGCTTATGGAAAGACGCAAAAGAAGCAAAAGAACGTATTATATCAATGCTAGAACATGCAGATGTGTTAAAAATATCCGATGAAGAATTAACATTTATTACAGGGGAAACAAATATTGAGAAAGGGATTGCTCAACTAGAAGCATACAATATCCCATTTATTCTCGTAACGTTAGGAGAAGATGGAAGCTACGTCGTCACAAAAGACGGTTATGCACATGTTCCTGCCCGAAAAGTGAAAGCCGTTGATACAACAGGTGCAGGAGATGCCTTTGTTTCCGGTATTTTATATTCAGTGAATGAATTTTCACGGGACTTATCTACGTTAACCCTTGAAGAGGCGGTTCAAATGGCACAATTTGCAAGTGTATCTGGAGGACTTGCTGCATCTACAAAAGGAGCGATGACAGCTTTACCAACGAAAACCGAAGTAGAACAGCTACTGCAAAACGACCGGGGGTGA
- a CDS encoding sucrose-specific PTS transporter subunit IIBC: protein MNHQEVANKLIPLLGGKDNIVSGTHCATRLRLVIEDEEKINQKEIEELDGVQGAFSSSGQYQIIFGTGVVNKVYEPFAKELGLSAETQSSEAHKEAAKRKMNPLARFARTLSNIFVPIIPAIVASGMLMGLLGMMNTYNWVDSESALYVMLDMFSAAAFIILPILIGFSAAKEFGGNTYLGAVIGGIMTHPALLNPWVLSNAEPEYMDFFGIEVAMLGYQGTVIPVLLTVYVMSIVEKRLRKVVPNAIDLLVTPFLTVIFTGFVALLVVGPLGRALGDAITTGLDVIYGTIAGGAGLVFGGLYSMIVLTGVHHSFHAIEAEILGKIGVNYLLPIWAMANVAQGGAGLAVFTKTKSKKTKSIAAPASLSAFLGITEPVIFGVNLRYRRPFIGAAIGGALGGFYVTFTQVTANGLGLTGIPMFAIVQDPLNYAIGFLIAAGGAFVTTLLLGWKEE from the coding sequence ATGAATCATCAAGAGGTAGCGAATAAGCTCATCCCGTTACTTGGGGGAAAAGATAATATCGTCAGTGGAACACACTGTGCAACTAGACTTCGTCTTGTCATTGAAGATGAAGAAAAAATTAATCAAAAAGAAATTGAGGAGTTAGACGGTGTTCAAGGTGCTTTTTCAAGTTCAGGACAGTACCAAATCATATTCGGTACAGGTGTCGTAAACAAAGTTTATGAACCATTTGCAAAGGAATTAGGACTATCTGCAGAAACGCAATCCAGTGAAGCTCATAAAGAGGCGGCAAAGCGTAAGATGAATCCACTGGCACGGTTTGCCCGTACGTTATCCAATATATTTGTACCAATTATTCCAGCTATCGTAGCTAGTGGTATGTTAATGGGTCTTCTCGGAATGATGAACACATACAACTGGGTAGATTCAGAAAGTGCACTCTATGTCATGCTGGACATGTTCTCTGCGGCAGCATTTATCATTTTACCAATCTTAATTGGTTTTAGTGCTGCAAAAGAATTTGGTGGGAATACGTATTTAGGTGCAGTAATTGGTGGAATTATGACCCATCCAGCTCTGTTAAATCCTTGGGTATTATCGAATGCAGAGCCGGAATATATGGACTTTTTCGGTATAGAAGTGGCAATGTTAGGTTATCAAGGAACTGTAATTCCCGTTCTACTTACGGTGTATGTTATGAGTATTGTTGAGAAACGATTACGTAAAGTAGTTCCAAATGCGATTGATTTACTAGTTACTCCATTTTTAACGGTTATTTTCACAGGATTTGTTGCGCTTCTTGTAGTGGGACCGTTAGGAAGAGCATTAGGAGATGCAATTACAACAGGCCTAGATGTGATTTACGGTACAATTGCCGGTGGAGCAGGTTTAGTGTTCGGTGGTCTTTATTCTATGATTGTTCTTACAGGTGTACACCATAGTTTCCACGCAATCGAAGCAGAGATTCTAGGGAAAATCGGTGTCAACTACTTGTTGCCTATTTGGGCAATGGCTAACGTAGCACAAGGTGGAGCAGGTCTAGCTGTCTTTACGAAAACGAAAAGTAAGAAAACGAAAAGTATAGCAGCTCCCGCTTCATTGTCTGCCTTTTTAGGAATTACAGAGCCTGTCATATTTGGTGTAAACTTAAGATACCGTCGTCCGTTTATTGGTGCAGCAATCGGAGGAGCCCTAGGAGGCTTTTACGTGACATTTACGCAAGTAACAGCAAACGGACTAGGATTAACCGGTATTCCAATGTTTGCAATTGTACAGGACCCGCTAAATTATGCAATTGGCTTCTTAATTGCAGCTGGTGGTGCATTTGTGACAACCTTATTATTAGGTTGGAAAGAAGAATAA
- a CDS encoding PRD domain-containing protein, translated as MRIFKVLNNNAVVVKEDGKEKIVMGPGIAFQKRKNDIIPEGKIEKIFIMEEGNEKFQQLLRTISVDIIDMAEEIISYAEGVLQVPLSNHIHISLTDHLSFAIERLKEGFTVKNKLLMEIKVLYKEEYKIGLWAKQQMEKKFGIPIPEDEAGHIALHIHTAKLDSINMEQTLKQTTIINDFVQFIGNKMGYQIEEDSISHQRLVTHLRFAINRINQQKPFHSMDPDMLALLQEKYKTAYDCADKLGQFAKEEYDIELPISEIGYITLHIQRMVERD; from the coding sequence GTGAGAATTTTCAAAGTATTAAATAACAATGCAGTCGTCGTAAAAGAAGATGGTAAAGAAAAGATTGTCATGGGTCCAGGTATTGCGTTCCAAAAACGGAAAAATGACATTATTCCTGAAGGGAAAATTGAAAAAATCTTTATTATGGAAGAAGGCAATGAAAAGTTTCAGCAATTGCTTCGTACCATTTCAGTAGACATTATAGATATGGCTGAAGAAATTATCAGCTATGCTGAAGGTGTTTTGCAAGTTCCCCTAAGTAATCATATTCACATTTCTTTAACAGATCATTTGTCCTTCGCTATCGAACGGCTAAAAGAAGGATTTACTGTAAAAAATAAATTGTTAATGGAAATCAAGGTCTTATATAAAGAAGAATATAAAATTGGACTATGGGCGAAACAACAGATGGAAAAGAAGTTTGGTATCCCAATACCCGAGGATGAAGCGGGCCATATTGCCCTGCACATTCATACGGCAAAATTAGATTCCATAAATATGGAACAAACGTTAAAACAAACAACGATCATTAATGATTTTGTTCAATTTATTGGCAATAAAATGGGCTATCAAATAGAAGAGGATAGCATATCTCACCAGCGACTCGTTACCCATTTACGCTTTGCCATTAATAGAATCAATCAACAAAAACCGTTCCATTCAATGGACCCTGATATGTTGGCCTTACTACAAGAGAAATATAAAACAGCTTATGATTGTGCAGATAAACTTGGTCAGTTTGCAAAAGAAGAATACGATATTGAACTACCTATATCTGAAATCGGTTATATTACATTGCATATTCAACGAATGGTTGAAAGAGATTAA
- the lysA gene encoding diaminopimelate decarboxylase, with translation MVQNTVQKEHLYFASMDVTKLAEKYGTPLFIYDVEKIRSNARAFVDAFQKENVKYQVAYASKAFSSIAMLQVAKQEGLSLDVVSQGELYTALQADFPTDRIHLHGNNKNIEEIEMAVEHDVGCIVLDNFHEIELLEYVLKKQGKEMNVLLRVTPGIEAHTHDYILTGQEDSKFGFDLANGQADKALAQLLNHDQIHVVGLHCHIGSQIFETDGFIMAVQKLFDVIDHWNTEYNYSPSVLNLGGGFGIRYTDDDEPKPLAAYVEALVAEVKKQTNARKLNMPEIWIEPGRAIVGDTAITVYKVGSIKEIPGVRTYVAVDGGMTDNIRPALYNAKYEAVVANRFNEPKSKTVSIAGKCCESGDMLIWDLQVPESIQSGDLLAVYSTGAYSYSMASHYNRFPKAAVVFVENGKDQLVIQRENFADLVKNDLRYDSL, from the coding sequence ATGGTTCAAAATACGGTTCAAAAAGAACATTTATATTTTGCTAGCATGGATGTTACAAAACTGGCAGAAAAGTACGGAACACCTTTATTTATATATGATGTTGAAAAAATTCGCAGCAATGCTAGAGCATTTGTTGACGCCTTTCAAAAAGAAAATGTCAAATATCAAGTTGCCTATGCGAGTAAAGCTTTTTCCTCCATTGCGATGCTTCAAGTAGCAAAACAAGAAGGGCTAAGCTTAGATGTTGTATCACAAGGGGAGCTATATACAGCTTTGCAGGCTGATTTCCCGACTGACCGCATTCATTTACATGGAAACAATAAAAATATTGAAGAGATTGAAATGGCTGTCGAACATGATGTTGGTTGTATTGTGTTGGATAATTTTCATGAAATCGAACTATTAGAGTATGTCCTGAAGAAGCAAGGTAAAGAAATGAATGTATTGTTGCGGGTTACACCTGGTATTGAAGCCCACACACATGACTATATTCTAACAGGACAAGAAGATTCAAAATTCGGTTTTGATTTAGCAAACGGACAAGCAGATAAAGCGTTAGCACAATTGTTGAATCATGACCAAATTCATGTCGTCGGCTTACACTGTCATATTGGTTCACAAATCTTTGAAACTGACGGTTTTATTATGGCTGTCCAAAAACTGTTTGACGTTATTGATCATTGGAATACAGAGTACAATTATTCACCATCCGTCCTCAATTTAGGTGGTGGGTTTGGGATTAGATATACAGATGATGATGAGCCGAAACCATTGGCTGCTTATGTAGAAGCCCTCGTTGCGGAAGTGAAAAAGCAAACGAATGCACGTAAACTGAATATGCCAGAAATTTGGATTGAACCTGGCCGGGCTATTGTAGGTGACACAGCGATTACGGTCTACAAAGTCGGCTCAATTAAAGAAATCCCTGGGGTACGTACGTATGTAGCTGTTGATGGAGGCATGACCGATAATATACGTCCTGCTTTATACAATGCGAAATATGAAGCCGTTGTAGCCAACCGTTTTAATGAACCGAAATCCAAAACTGTTTCGATTGCTGGGAAGTGTTGCGAATCAGGGGATATGCTAATTTGGGACTTGCAAGTTCCAGAAAGTATCCAATCAGGTGATCTTTTAGCCGTTTATTCAACAGGTGCTTACAGTTATTCGATGGCCAGTCATTACAATCGGTTCCCAAAAGCAGCCGTTGTATTTGTTGAAAATGGAAAAGATCAATTAGTTATTCAACGGGAGAATTTCGCTGATCTTGTAAAAAATGATTTGCGATATGACTCACTATAA
- a CDS encoding spore germination protein, translating into MSTSQSVAVSSKIKENQQYMKDRLGVGVSFDVGFRDVQVMKTDVHLYYVTGLCDTSVIVQLLRQIIDINDSESNKAKLKEVIKNRLVHQQVEPVKKMDEVVDKLLSGLIVIFIDGESEGFIVDVRQYPGRGPQEPDTEKVVRGSRDGYTENIIENTALTRRRIRDERLRHEILQIGERSKTDICIAYIQDVADPQLVKVIKKELNNISIDGLSMAEKTIEEFLVKQGFNPYPLVRYTERPDVAAAHLLEGHVVITVDTSPSMIITPTTFFHHVQHAEEYRQSPAVGTFIRWTRFLGIFSSVFLLPLWLLFVLHPNLLPAGLEFIGPSEEGNIPVLVQIILADIGIEFLRMAAIHTPTPLSTAMGLIAAVLIGEIAINVGLFMPEVILYVAISAIGAFATPSYELSVANKITRVLLILSTALYGPIGFVIGITILLLFLTRLNSLNTPYLWPLMPFDGKSILQIMFRVSVPLEKVRPKITKPRNIRRQSN; encoded by the coding sequence ATGAGTACATCACAAAGCGTTGCCGTATCTTCAAAAATAAAAGAAAATCAACAATATATGAAAGACCGTTTAGGTGTTGGCGTATCATTTGACGTAGGATTCCGTGATGTTCAAGTTATGAAAACGGATGTACACCTTTACTATGTTACCGGTTTGTGTGATACGTCAGTAATTGTACAGTTATTGCGTCAAATTATTGATATTAATGATAGTGAATCTAACAAAGCAAAATTAAAAGAGGTCATTAAAAATCGCCTCGTTCATCAACAGGTTGAACCTGTAAAAAAAATGGACGAAGTGGTTGATAAGCTTCTATCAGGATTAATCGTAATTTTTATTGACGGTGAATCTGAAGGCTTTATAGTTGATGTTCGTCAATATCCGGGTCGAGGTCCTCAAGAGCCGGATACCGAAAAGGTTGTTCGTGGTTCAAGAGACGGCTATACAGAAAATATTATCGAAAACACGGCATTAACGAGAAGACGTATACGAGATGAGCGGTTACGTCATGAAATCTTACAAATTGGGGAAAGGTCCAAAACGGATATTTGCATCGCCTATATACAAGACGTTGCGGATCCCCAACTTGTGAAAGTCATAAAAAAAGAGCTAAATAACATTAGTATTGATGGGTTATCAATGGCGGAAAAGACGATAGAGGAGTTTTTAGTGAAGCAGGGATTTAATCCTTATCCACTCGTCCGCTATACTGAACGGCCAGATGTCGCAGCCGCTCACTTATTAGAGGGGCATGTTGTCATTACAGTTGATACATCACCTAGTATGATTATTACACCGACAACATTTTTTCACCATGTCCAACATGCCGAAGAGTATCGACAATCACCGGCAGTAGGTACCTTTATCCGGTGGACAAGATTTTTAGGCATTTTCTCTTCTGTTTTCTTATTACCGTTATGGTTACTATTTGTTTTACATCCAAATTTACTTCCTGCCGGATTGGAATTTATCGGCCCGAGTGAAGAAGGAAATATTCCCGTTTTAGTCCAAATAATTTTAGCTGATATTGGAATTGAGTTTTTACGGATGGCTGCCATTCATACACCGACTCCTCTTTCTACTGCGATGGGTTTAATTGCTGCGGTGTTGATTGGTGAGATAGCGATAAATGTTGGATTATTTATGCCTGAGGTTATTCTTTATGTCGCTATAAGTGCAATTGGTGCGTTTGCAACCCCTAGCTATGAGTTAAGTGTAGCGAACAAAATTACGAGGGTATTGTTAATTTTATCTACAGCCTTGTATGGTCCGATCGGGTTCGTTATCGGTATAACGATACTGCTCTTATTCCTCACTCGCTTAAATTCCTTAAATACACCTTATTTATGGCCGTTAATGCCGTTTGATGGAAAATCGATTTTGCAAATTATGTTTCGCGTATCAGTACCCTTGGAAAAGGTACGTCCAAAAATTACGAAACCGCGCAACATTCGACGTCAGTCTAACTAG
- the spoVAE gene encoding stage V sporulation protein AE yields MDYVWAFLVGGGICVIGQLLFDLTRWTPAHVMTLFVVTGAVLDGFGLYDKLIKFAGAGATVPITSFGHSLVHGAMKQAEEHGFLGVSIGIFSLTSAGIASAILFGFLVSVFFKPKG; encoded by the coding sequence ATGGATTACGTATGGGCCTTTCTTGTAGGTGGTGGAATATGTGTTATAGGTCAACTGTTGTTTGATTTAACGAGATGGACCCCTGCTCATGTTATGACGTTATTCGTCGTTACAGGTGCAGTATTAGATGGGTTTGGTCTATATGATAAGTTAATAAAATTTGCTGGAGCAGGTGCTACAGTGCCGATCACAAGTTTTGGCCATTCCCTCGTACACGGTGCAATGAAACAAGCTGAAGAACACGGATTTTTAGGTGTTTCGATCGGAATTTTCTCCTTAACATCGGCAGGTATTGCATCTGCCATATTGTTTGGGTTCCTTGTATCCGTGTTTTTTAAGCCGAAAGGATAA
- the spoVAD gene encoding stage V sporulation protein AD yields MRKMGKQTWLYENNIYLTEGASVTGPREAQGPLGGTFDQSFNDLHCGEKNWELAERKLLQTAIDLCLQKANLQKSDIDILLGGDLLNQIISANYVARSMAVPFLGMFGACSTSMETLAVGSALVDAGFANYAAAATSSHYATAERQYRYPTEYGGQKPDTATTTVTGAGAGIVSKKKSDIRIESATIGKVMDYQMNNPFDMGSAMAPAAYDTIKTHLQDLGRMPSDYDLILTGDLSSIGSPILKDMLKEDGFNVDMKHNDCGLMIYSSDQQAFAGGSGCACSAVVTYGHILSELRKGKLNKVLVVATGALLSPTMVQQKETIPTIAHGVVFMREGLNE; encoded by the coding sequence ATGAGAAAAATGGGAAAACAAACATGGCTATATGAAAATAATATTTATTTAACAGAAGGGGCTTCTGTAACTGGTCCTCGAGAAGCACAAGGGCCATTAGGGGGAACGTTTGATCAATCTTTTAATGATTTACATTGTGGGGAAAAAAACTGGGAGTTAGCAGAGCGAAAGTTGCTTCAAACAGCCATTGACCTTTGTTTACAAAAGGCAAATTTACAAAAAAGTGATATTGATATTTTACTTGGTGGAGATTTATTGAACCAAATTATTTCGGCAAATTATGTAGCGCGTTCAATGGCTGTTCCTTTTTTAGGGATGTTTGGTGCGTGTTCAACCTCTATGGAGACATTAGCCGTAGGGTCTGCATTAGTCGATGCAGGGTTTGCTAACTATGCTGCAGCTGCCACGAGCAGTCATTATGCCACAGCAGAACGTCAATACCGCTACCCTACCGAGTATGGAGGTCAAAAGCCAGATACAGCAACAACAACTGTAACCGGAGCTGGAGCGGGAATAGTTTCGAAGAAAAAATCTGATATTCGTATAGAAAGTGCCACGATTGGAAAAGTTATGGATTACCAAATGAATAACCCTTTTGATATGGGATCCGCGATGGCACCTGCAGCATACGATACGATTAAAACCCATCTCCAAGATTTAGGGAGAATGCCAAGCGATTACGATTTGATTTTGACAGGTGATTTGTCTTCAATTGGAAGTCCAATTTTAAAAGATATGTTAAAAGAAGACGGTTTTAACGTCGATATGAAACATAATGATTGTGGTCTAATGATTTATAGTAGTGATCAGCAAGCGTTTGCTGGTGGAAGTGGCTGTGCTTGTTCTGCTGTAGTCACTTATGGACATATATTATCGGAATTACGAAAAGGTAAGTTAAACAAGGTACTCGTCGTAGCGACTGGTGCATTACTTAGTCCGACAATGGTTCAACAAAAGGAGACCATTCCAACCATTGCACATGGCGTCGTGTTCATGAGAGAGGGGTTGAATGAGTGA
- the spoVAC gene encoding stage V sporulation protein AC, translating to MSQKFQKHNYKNTVKQYQPKPNIFLNCVKAYIIGGLICVFGQMLTNMYINVFDFSEKQAVNPTVTTLILLAAIFTGLGWYDKLGQFAGAGTAVPVTGFSNTITSAALEYKSEGFVLGVASNMFKLAGPVIVFGTVAAYLVGVVRYIIQQWM from the coding sequence ATGAGTCAAAAATTTCAGAAGCATAATTATAAAAACACGGTAAAGCAATATCAACCAAAACCGAATATCTTTCTAAACTGTGTTAAAGCCTATATTATTGGTGGGCTTATTTGTGTGTTTGGCCAAATGCTAACGAACATGTACATTAATGTATTCGACTTTAGTGAAAAACAAGCTGTAAATCCGACTGTCACGACATTAATTTTGCTTGCAGCTATTTTCACAGGGCTCGGTTGGTATGATAAGTTAGGTCAGTTTGCTGGTGCAGGCACAGCAGTACCTGTCACCGGATTTTCCAATACGATTACGAGTGCAGCACTAGAATATAAAAGTGAAGGTTTTGTGTTAGGAGTTGCCTCTAACATGTTTAAGTTAGCCGGTCCGGTTATAGTGTTTGGTACAGTTGCCGCATACTTAGTCGGGGTCGTTCGGTACATCATTCAACAGTGGATGTAG
- a CDS encoding stage V sporulation protein AB, with the protein MQMINVLEIIIGLAAGLAVGAGFVAFLTVLGIIPRLIQLAKGRKYILYFEASVVMGAWMGTILSFDGVSLQLPIIFMIIWGCFHGIFIGMLAAGLTEVLNVFPIITKRIGMETHLLWLLGALVFGKIFGSLFQWIIFVQ; encoded by the coding sequence ATGCAGATGATTAATGTACTCGAAATCATAATCGGCCTTGCCGCAGGATTAGCCGTAGGTGCAGGATTTGTTGCATTTTTAACTGTACTTGGAATCATTCCCCGGTTGATTCAGCTAGCGAAAGGGAGAAAATATATATTATATTTCGAGGCGAGTGTGGTAATGGGAGCGTGGATGGGGACTATTTTATCCTTTGATGGGGTATCCTTACAACTCCCTATTATCTTCATGATTATTTGGGGTTGTTTTCACGGAATATTTATTGGGATGTTAGCGGCTGGGTTAACGGAAGTACTAAACGTGTTCCCGATTATCACGAAGAGGATTGGTATGGAAACCCACCTTTTATGGTTACTTGGTGCGTTAGTCTTTGGCAAAATTTTTGGTTCCCTTTTTCAATGGATTATATTTGTTCAATAA
- a CDS encoding stage V sporulation protein AA, with product MGEIVYLRLRNKISVPKEHKVLLKDIAVISASEQWKLLLEQFFLYQIKKHDRNIVIFDIFSVVEKIREQFPHLEIQPLGPNQTIVNIKDYTNKKPNFILVSFIWLLLFIGAAMAIMNFHYDVSMQEVQQQLHFMMTGRWEKYPLWLQIPYSIGLGLGMILFFNHLFKKRINEEPSPLEVEMFNYQQNLDHYVIMHENKVSQKDADD from the coding sequence ATGGGGGAGATTGTCTATCTTCGCTTACGCAATAAAATTTCCGTTCCAAAGGAACATAAAGTGTTACTTAAGGATATTGCTGTTATTTCGGCTAGTGAGCAATGGAAATTATTATTAGAACAGTTTTTTTTATACCAAATTAAAAAACATGATCGAAATATCGTCATCTTTGATATTTTTTCTGTCGTAGAAAAAATTCGGGAACAGTTTCCACACCTTGAAATACAACCATTAGGACCAAACCAAACCATTGTGAATATTAAAGATTATACGAATAAAAAGCCGAATTTCATCCTTGTTTCTTTTATTTGGTTGTTGTTGTTCATTGGGGCAGCAATGGCAATTATGAACTTTCACTATGATGTGAGTATGCAAGAGGTTCAGCAACAGCTCCATTTTATGATGACGGGAAGGTGGGAGAAGTATCCCCTTTGGTTACAAATCCCTTATTCTATCGGTCTTGGCCTCGGGATGATTTTGTTTTTTAATCATTTATTTAAAAAACGGATTAACGAAGAGCCTAGCCCCTTAGAGGTTGAAATGTTTAATTATCAACAAAATTTAGACCACTATGTCATTATGCACGAAAATAAAGTGAGCCAAAAAGATGCAGATGATTAA
- the sigF gene encoding RNA polymerase sporulation sigma factor SigF — translation MDVHLQQNKEKQLPDEEVKQLIESSQSGNQEARDLLVERNTRLVWSVVQRFLNRGYDADDLFQIGCIGLLKSIDKFDLSYDVKFSTYAVPMIIGEIQRFIRDDGSVKVSRSLKETGNKVRRKKDELTKKLGRSPTVQEIADELDISPEDIVFAQEASKSPHSIHETVYENDGDPITLLDQIADEDTKWFDKIALKEVIRSLNDRERLIIYLRYFKDKTQSEVAERLEISQVQVSRLEKKILSQIKDQMKT, via the coding sequence ATGGATGTGCACTTGCAACAAAATAAAGAAAAACAGTTGCCTGATGAAGAAGTGAAACAATTAATCGAAAGTAGTCAAAGCGGGAACCAAGAAGCCCGTGATCTGCTTGTCGAGCGAAATACCCGATTGGTTTGGTCCGTAGTACAACGATTTCTTAACAGAGGATACGACGCAGATGATTTATTTCAAATCGGCTGTATTGGATTATTAAAATCAATTGATAAGTTTGATCTTTCTTATGATGTAAAATTTTCAACTTACGCTGTACCGATGATAATCGGTGAAATCCAACGTTTTATTCGTGACGATGGCAGTGTAAAAGTAAGTCGGTCTTTAAAAGAAACAGGCAACAAGGTTAGAAGGAAAAAGGATGAATTAACGAAAAAGTTAGGACGTTCACCAACTGTGCAGGAAATTGCGGACGAACTAGACATATCCCCTGAAGATATTGTTTTTGCACAAGAAGCGTCAAAATCACCTCATTCCATCCATGAAACGGTGTATGAAAACGACGGTGATCCAATCACTCTGCTTGATCAAATAGCAGATGAGGATACGAAGTGGTTTGATAAAATCGCGTTGAAAGAAGTCATTCGAAGCCTGAATGATCGAGAGCGACTAATTATTTATTTGCGTTATTTTAAAGATAAAACCCAATCAGAAGTCGCAGAACGGCTAGAAATTTCTCAAGTTCAAGTATCAAGATTAGAGAAAAAGATTTTAAGTCAAATAAAAGATCAAATGAAAACGTAA
- the spoIIAB gene encoding anti-sigma F factor, translating to MNNEMTLSFSARSENESFARVTVAAFVSQVDPTMDELTEIKTVVSEAVTNAIIHGYENNSEGKVVINGQLRDDHVAIEIRDEGIGIENVDEAKQPLYTSKPELERSGMGFTIMENFMDEVEISSTPGMGTIVRFKKYFKQSKTLCN from the coding sequence ATGAATAATGAAATGACTTTATCTTTTTCAGCTCGAAGTGAAAACGAATCCTTTGCCCGTGTCACAGTTGCTGCATTTGTATCCCAAGTTGATCCAACAATGGATGAGCTAACAGAAATTAAGACAGTCGTTTCCGAAGCTGTAACAAATGCGATTATCCACGGCTATGAAAATAATAGTGAAGGTAAAGTTGTGATTAATGGGCAGTTGCGTGACGACCATGTAGCCATTGAAATTCGCGATGAAGGAATTGGTATTGAAAATGTAGATGAAGCTAAGCAGCCGTTATACACTTCGAAACCGGAATTGGAACGTTCTGGAATGGGATTTACGATTATGGAAAACTTCATGGATGAAGTAGAAATTTCATCAACACCAGGAATGGGGACGATTGTTAGGTTTAAAAAATACTTTAAACAAAGTAAAACCTTGTGTAATTAA
- the spoIIAA gene encoding anti-sigma F factor antagonist: protein MSLSVEFESKEDVLLVRLSGELDHHTSEQLKEKWQKEMQKEPIRHVIVNLETLSFMDSSGLGVMLGRYKETKQLGGEMVVCSISPSVKRLFDLSGLFKIIRLEEDENFALKSLGVAS from the coding sequence TTGAGTCTTTCCGTTGAATTTGAAAGTAAAGAAGATGTTTTACTCGTAAGATTGTCCGGTGAACTTGATCACCATACATCTGAACAATTAAAAGAAAAGTGGCAAAAAGAAATGCAAAAGGAACCTATCCGGCACGTGATTGTGAATTTGGAAACGTTAAGTTTTATGGATAGTTCCGGTTTAGGTGTCATGTTGGGTCGATATAAGGAAACGAAACAATTAGGTGGAGAAATGGTAGTATGTTCAATTTCTCCTTCTGTTAAGCGACTGTTTGACTTGTCAGGTTTATTTAAAATTATTCGTTTAGAAGAAGATGAAAACTTCGCGCTGAAAAGCTTGGGGGTGGCGTCATGA